The Pochonia chlamydosporia 170 chromosome 1, whole genome shotgun sequence genome window below encodes:
- a CDS encoding monooxygenase (similar to Cordyceps militaris CM01 XP_006667114.1), translated as MTVPTSAKKTVAIIGAGLTGLLTAHGLQQNGFSAVVFEQDASIDTRARDWTMLVHWAMPIFEKLVPKDIIAELKQAVCNPHLEFNSEVESLPCYNGVTGDLLFRSPLPNARRVSRQALRRLLAQRVDIRWNVALKEFSPTEHGVKLEFEDGSVFDVDYVLGTDGASSKVREILLGSDVSRPQGSGFQFATGITKFEDAGKTDAVVRAHPVAALMMGTSSVGAVGVMSVDDPADTSTWTTFWTKIWNGEAVHLRGKEALTYIREKTTPLRDVFQSAIDWTPENSSVYIDEMKYWVPVPWDNHGGRVTLAGDAAHPMLIYRGQGFQHSITDVDNFVTALTEISSAGSDATLKQETLAKYEEEMIRRGAKAVQESLAEAKKSFDIETVKKMLMATRGHGKSES; from the exons ATGACTGTTCCTACCTCAGCCAAGAAGACAGTCGCCATCATTGGGGCGGGGCTGACGGGTCTACTCACAGCACATGGGTTGCAGCAG AATGGTTTCAGCGCCGTCGTCTTCGAGCAGGATGCCAGTATCGACACAAGGGCCCGTGACTGGACCATGTTAGTGCACTGGGCTATGCCCATTTTCGAGAAGCTGGTGCCAAAGGATATAATTGCAGAGTTGAAACAGGCAGTTTGCAATCCTCACTTGGAATTTAACAGCGAGGTAGAGAGCCTCCCATGCTACAATGGCGTCACTGGAGATTTGCTTTTTCGCAGCCCTCTTCCCAACGCGAGGAGAGTCAGTCGTCAGGCACTGCGTCGGCTGCTTGCTCAGAGAGTTGACATTAGATGGAACGTGGCTTTGAAGGAGTTTTCTCCCACAGAACACGGCGTGAAGCttgagtttgaagatggcagTGTTTTTGATGTCGACTATGTGCTTGGAACCGATGGTGCATCCTCTAAAGTACGAGAAATTCTTTTAGGTTCCGATGTATCTCGTCCTCAAGGGTCCGGCTTTCAATTTGCTACGGGCATCACAAAGTTCGAAGACGCGGGGAAAACGGATGCGGTTGTGCGGGCCCATCCTGTAGCCGCGCTGATGATGGGAACAAGTTCTGTTGGTGCTGTCGGTG TCATGTCAGTCGACGACCCAGCTGATACATCCACCTGGACCACGTTTTGGACCAAGATATGGAACGGCGAGGCGGTACACCTCAGGGGCAAGGAGGCTCTCACCTATATCAGGGAGAAAACGACACCATTGCGCGACGTGTTTCAATCAGCCATTGACTGGACGCCAGAAAACAGTAGCGTGTATATCGACGAGATGAAGTATTGGGTACCCGTGCCCTGGGATAATCATGGAGGACGAGTGACGCTTGCCGGCGATGCAGCTCACCCCATGCTAATAT ACCGTGGTCAAGGATTCCAGCACTCCATCACAGATGTCGACAATTTCGTCACGGCCTTGACTGAAATATCTTCAGCGGGTAGCGATGCTACCCTGAAACAAGAAACATTGGCAAAATACGAAGAAGAGATGATTCGAAGAGGCGCAAAGGCGGTTCAGGAATCCCTAgccgaggccaagaagtCTTTCGACATAGAGACAGTGAAGAAGATGCTCATGGCAACACGGGGACATGGCAAAAGCGAATCATGA
- a CDS encoding homogentisate 1,2-dioxygenase (similar to Aspergillus terreus NIH2624 XP_001215101.1), with translation MPVTEFETKEKYRYQCGFNSHFESEAVGGALPIGHNSPQQPPFGLYAEKLSGTAFTAPRHDNKQTWLYRILPSCAHPPYQPSPEGIAPELVKSESSKMHYIPNQLRWDPFSHDESKDHDFVTGLKLVAGAGDPTQKQGLGMYVYAAGKDMDEKSAFYSADGDLLIVPQEGDLDIRTEFGWLLVRQMEIAVIPRGVKYNVRLASGPARGYALELYQGHFTLPELGPIGSNGLANARDFLAPVANFTQDFGATAHEGPNQYLVTVKFNNTLFQTTQAHTPFDVVAWQGNYYPYKYDLGRFNTIGTISFDHPDPSIFTVLSALSPVPGTAIADFVIFPPRWLVGEDTFRPPWYHRNTMSEFMGLIRGGYDAKRGGAGGFVPGGASLHNVMSGHGPDAESHEGARAAKLEPVKVGAGSCAFMFESCLMVGVTEWGLRTCKKVQEGYSEESWGGVVTHFKLPEGAAMKSHLAN, from the exons ATGCCGGTCACAGAGTttgaaacaaaagaaaagtACCGTTATCAATGCGGCTTCAATAGTCATTTTGA ATCAGAGGCAGTGGGAGGGGCCTTACCCATTGGCCACAACTCTCCCCAGCAACCTCCCTTTGGCCTTTACGCCGAGAAGCTGTCCGGCACGGCTTTCACAGCTCCCAGACACGATAACAAGCAGACGTGGCTGTATCGTATCCTGCCGTCATGCGCACACCCGCCCTATCAGCCTTCCCCCGAGGGCATCGCGCCGGAGCTCGTCAAATCCGAAAGCTCCAAGATGCACTACATTCCTAATCAGCTGAGATGGGACCCCTTCAGCCACGACGAGTCCAAGGACCATGACTTTGTTACGGGTCTTAAACtcgttgctggtgctggtgacCCTACGCAGAAACAGGGTCTCGGCATGTACGTGTACGCCGCGGgcaaggacatggacgaaAAGTCTGCTTTTTACTCCGCCGACGGCGATCTTTTGATTGTTCCGCAAGAAGGCGACCTCGATATCCGGACCGAGTTTGGATGGTTGCTCGTGAGACAGATGGAAATTGCCGTCATTCCCCGTGGCGTCAAGTACAACGTTCGTCTTGCCTCGGGTCCAGCTCGCGGCTATGCTTTGGAGCTATACCAGGGACATTTCACCTTGCCTGAACTTGGTCCGATCGGCTCCAATGGCCTCGCCAACGCCAGAGACTTCCTGGCCCCCGTTGCCAACTTCACCCAAGACTTTGGCGCGACTGCCCACGAAGGTCCCAACCAGTACCTAGTGaccgtcaagttcaacaacacGCTATTCCAGACGACGCAGGCACACACGCCCTTTGACGTCGTAGCCTGGCAGGGCAACTACTACCCGTACAAATACGACCTCGGCCgcttcaacaccattggCACCATCTCCTTCGACCACCCCGACCCATCCATCTTTACGGTTCTCTCCGCGCTATCCCCCGTTCCTGGAACCGCCATCGCCGACTTCGTCATCTTCCCACCGCGCTGGCTCGTCGGTGAGGACACCTTCCGCCCTCCCTGGTACCACCGGAACACGATGAGCGAGTTCATGGGCCTCATCCGCGGCGGATACGACGCCAAGCGCGGAGGCGCCGGTGGCTTTGTCCCCGGCGGCGCGTCACTGCATAATGTCAtgagtggccatggcccGGATGCGGAGAGCCACGAGGGCGCTCGTGCTGCCAAGCTGGAGCCCGTCAAGGTCGGAGCTGGTAGTTGTGCGTTTATGTTCGAGAGCTGCCTCATGGTTGGTGTGACGGAGTGGGGGTTGCGGACGTGCAAGAAGGTCCAGGAGGGTTATAGCGAGGAGAGCTGGGGTGGTGTTGTGACGCATTTCAAGTTGCCGGAGGGGGCGGCCATGAAGAGCCACCTGGCGAATTGA
- a CDS encoding actin family protein (similar to Metarhizium robertsii ARSEF 23 XP_011410708.1), which yields MPTTRSDQSVSSPTLPSLGHLGLDFSIYLESDCFPALTADHDDSLSTPLQPDATQPVARTRSSLSSSSSGLLPWNPRADFGKDHLHNRHMASKAAQKRLTREYKAISENPPPYITAHPSESNILEWHYIITGPEDTPYHGGQYWGTLIFPPNYPFAPPAIRMHTPSGRFSPSSRLCLSISDFHPKSFNPAWEVSTILVGLLSFMTGDEITTGSISTTSAEKRYLASRTRWWNSSGGGSHAKNTGLKGNIKVGDGGAKFRSEWADLDLENWEWMKTNKVDTATGNRWDSENGSSCGPQLGIAGGSSGHQAQAVVDAVVQQRDAGRGWIYRNKLLVLGGAIFLYVLIARLVRGGGIA from the exons ATGCCAACGACTCGTTCAGACCAAAGTGTTTCGTCACCTACACTACCTTCGCTTGGGCATCTCGGACTCGATTTCTCCATCTACCTAGAAAGCGACTGTTTCCCTGCATTGACCGCGGACCACGACGACTCTCTTTCAACCCCCCTACAACCTGACGCAACCCAGCCAGTGGCGCGCACGCGATCATCGTtatcgtcatcatcgtccgGTCTCCTACCCTGGAATCCTCGAGCCGACTTTGGAAAAGACCACTTGCACAATAGACACATGGCGAGCAAAGCAGCTCAGAAGCGG TTAACCCGCGAATACAAGGCCATCTCGGAGAACCCGCCACCTTACATCACAGCCCACCCTTCCGAGTCAAATATCCTAGA ATGGCACTACATTATTACCGGTCCTGAAGACACACCCTATCATGGCGGCCAGTACTGGGGAACTCTAATATTCCCTCCCAACTATCCCTTTGCGCCTCCCGCGATCCGCATGCACACTCCATCAGGACGATTCTCACCCTCAAGTCGTCTCTGCTTATCGATTTCAGACTTCCATCCCAAGTCTTTTAACCCTGCTTGGGAAGTGTCAACGATTCTCGTCGGCCTCCTGTCCTTCATGACCGGCGACGAGATCACCACCGGTTCCATTTCCACGACCTCAGCAGAGAAGAGATACCTCGCCTCACGAACACGCTGGTGGAACTCGTCTGGAGGCGGTTCGCACGCTAAGAATACTGGGCTAAAGGGCAACATtaaggttggtgatggtggcgcCAAGTTCCGCAGCGAATGGGCCGACCTTGACCTCGAGAACTGGGAGTGGATGAAgacgaacaaggtcgacaCAGCAACTGGCAACCGCTGGGACAGCGAGAACGGGTCATCGTGCGGACCACAGTTGGGTATTGCTGGTGGCTCCAGCGGCCACCAAGCACAGGCTGTCGTTGATGCGGTTGTTCAACAGCGAGATGCTGGCCGGGGTTGGATATATCGCAACAAGCTTTTGGTGCTGGGCGGTGCGATATTCCTTTACGTCCTTATCGCAAGGCTTGTTAGAGGTGGAGGTATAGCCTAG
- a CDS encoding WD repeat containing protein 44 (similar to Metarhizium robertsii ARSEF 23 XP_011410706.1), with amino-acid sequence MTEPLSKVDSAVQGLSSSPPKEKGHRRASSSAAGVMNINDLEKDGIELQIAIETQKTGWKINKSPTTVDDPSVLKVMLTKPPVKKIDLHFPLGMEVTARNMKGVTVKDAMDAIYKAYKKRADDELDNPYLAGFEWDKEESWTRLVVHLQKEPGTTGHGGGGKKKKGKKDEE; translated from the exons ATGACGGAACCGCTCTCTAAGGTAGACTCCGCCGTTCAAGGcttgtcatcatcaccgccaaagGAGAAGGGCCATAGAAGGGCCAGCTCCAGCGCAGCTGGTGTCATGAATATCAATGATTTGG AGAAGGATGGCATTGAGCTACAGATTGCGATTGAGACGCAAAAAACAGGCTG GAAGATTAACAAGAGCCCCACCACTGTTGACGACCCAAGTGTATTGAAagtcatgttgacgaagcctcctgtcaagaagattgaccTGCACTTCCCGTTAGGAATGGAGGTAACAGCAAGGAATATGAAGGGTGTGACCGTTAaagatgccatggatgcaATCTACAAGGCATACAAGAAGCGG GCTGATGACGAGCTCGACAACCCATACCTAGCTGGCTTCGAGTGGGACAAGGAGGAGTCATGGACACGGTTGGTTGTCCACCTCCAGAAGGAACCCGGCACTACCGGCcacggtggcggcggcaagaagaaaaagggcaagaaggacgagGAGTAA
- a CDS encoding outer membrane protein (similar to Blastomyces dermatitidis SLH14081 XP_002620452.1) — protein MAANSSTTAGHPGGLIDKLHSSTDEVLSAAKTSPEFRSAEHEAKERRVAQMMADQMLMPMTVNEVTVNGAKNIRRGFLDPIFAPLLSDSPNAPSTVGDVMAKLQMASSKLSGLQILREPPEVYLSQASQVDPSTSPNDVNVSIGLKELPRFKLQTGTDVGNGEGSAYGSLLWRNMFGGAEMLTLNAKAGTRTRSAYSANLSAPVLSDPDMRISLEGLASAAEKPWASHEEVVKGGSLRFSWFNAERDTHSVEYSGAWRQVTGLGQGASPTVRQDAGDTIKSAIKHTFHRERRDNPQLPQSGYMLRSGLELAGIGPLGGDVSFSKGEVEASGAIPIPLPGAQERSGASIGAGFRMGMLYPLPLGFNLGGESSPSRLNDRFQLGGPTDVRGFKLGGLGPHDGTDAVGGDLFAAGSVNMLLPLPYKGPDSGLRFQMFANGGRLVALKDSSKSTEVGSRGLNAGAVRDGMLGAIGDLVNGAPSMAAGVGLVYAHPVARFELNFSLPLTLRRGEVGTKGLQMGVGINFL, from the exons atggcagcaaactCGAGCACCACCGCGGGACAT CCCGGTGGGCTGATCGATAAACTGCATTCGAGTACGGACGAGGTGCTCAGTGCCGCCAAGACATCGCCAGAGTTTCGCAGCGCAGAGCATGAAGCTAAAGAACGCAGGGTTGCACAAATG ATGGCGGATCAGATGCTGATGCCCATGACTGTCAACGAGGTCACTGTCAATGGCGCAAAGAACATTCGACGAGGCTTTCTCGACCCCATCTTCGCACCGCTACTAAGCGACAGCCCAAACGCTCCTTCGACTGTCGGCGATGTCATGGCAAAGCTTCAGATGGCGAGCTCAAAGCTGTCTGGCCTGC AGATTCTTAGAGAGCCTCCCGAGGTATACCTGTCacaagccagccaagtcGACCCTTCCACGAGTCCGAACGATGTCAACGTGTCCATTGGACTGAAAGAATTGCCGCGATTCAAACTCCAGACCGGTACTGATGTTGGCAACGGCGAAGGCTCGGCCTATGGATCGCTTTTATGGAGAAATATGtttggaggagcagagaTGCTCACCTTGAATGCCAAAGCCGGCACGCGGACGAGGTCGGCGTACAGCGCTAACTTGAGTGCGCCGGTGTTGAGTGACCCCGACATGAGAATCTCGCTAGAGGGACTGGCATCTGCCGCAGAAAAACCATGGGCATCGCATGAAGAGGTCGTCAAAGGTGGCTCGCTACGTTTCTCGTGGTTTAACGCTGAGAGGGACACGCACTCTGTTGAGTATTCCGGTGCATGGCGGCAGGTCACTGGTCTGGGTCAGGGAGCCAGCCCAACTGTTCGCCAGGATGCTGGTGATACAATCAAGAGTGCTATCAAGCATACGTTCCACCGGGAAAGGCGCGACAACCCACAGCTACCCCAGTCCGGCTACATGCTACGATCTGGACTAGAGCTTGCTGGTATCGGACCTCTTGGTGGCGATGTATCCTTCTCAAAGGGCGAGGTTGAAGCAAGCGGTGCGATTCCCATCCCACTGCCAGGGGCCCAAGAGCGATCAGGCGCATCCATCGGCGCTGGATTCCGAATGGGAATGCTCTATCCCCTACCCTTGGGGTTCAACCTCGGCGGCGAATCGTCACCTAGCCGTCTCAACGACCGCTTCCAGCTTGGTGGTCCAACAGATGTTCGTGGATTCAAGCTCGGCGGCCTGGGTCCCCACGACGGCACAGATGCAGTAGGGGGAGACTTATTCGCCGCTGGAAGCGTGAACATGCTACTCCCGCTTCCATACAAGGGACCAGACTCTGGTCTCCGATTCCAAATGTTCGCCAATGGCGGCCGCCTCGTCGCCCTCAAGGACAGCAGCAAATCCACGGAAGTTGGGTCGCGAGGACTCAACGCTGGCGCTGTCCGCGACGGTATGCTCGGTGCTATTGGAGATTTGGTCAACGGCGCGCCAAGCATGGCTGCTGGCGTTGGACTTGTGTACGCCCATCCTGTGGCCAGGTTCGAACTCAATTTTAGTCTGCCACTGACGCTACGCCGTGGCGAGGTTGGAACCAAGGGCCTTCAGATGGGTGTTGGTATCAACTTTTTGTAA
- a CDS encoding helix-turn-helix, Psq (similar to Metarhizium robertsii ARSEF 23 XP_011410707.1), producing the protein MVSSSTKSRDRAKSASVSDVVEVTAPDHDDEKVEAPIGHGTPTETSPTSGPSAVVRATQAPVIEPSTDSDDEFDLESDLLGDDTTASLSSSIYAAFAYERGRRYQTFGDGRYPIPNDDLEQNREDMKHAMLMMLTEGKPFFSPIGMHPQKILDIGTGTGIWAIEVGDKYPSAHVCGIDLTPIQPEWVPANVSFLVDDCTLDWIERDVDLAHFRFMVMILKDIPTVLGHAYESLRPGGWIELQELQGVPLCDDGTMKDDDPVKSLYDTAGAAYKKFGMSTTLPAEIEPYLREAGFENIHCRIMKVPIGVWAKEKTMRVIGLYQKMAVVDFIPTLAGRPFQALQISETEAEVRVALARKGLEDPSVHRYFNYYFWYAQKPGLRSGAEDDL; encoded by the exons ATGGTCTCATCATCGACCAAATCTCGCGACCGGGCCAAAAGCGCTTCAGTCTCCGACGTAGTCGAGGTGACTGCCCCGGACCATGACGACGAAAAGGTCGAAGCGCCcattggacatggaacacCGACAGAAACATCACCTACGTCGGGACCATCTGCTGTGGTCCGAGCGACACAGGCGCCGGTAATTGAGCCAAGCACCGACTCTGACGACGAATTTGACCTGGAGAGCGACCTGTTAGGTGATGACACCACGGCCAGTCTATCCTCCAGCATATACGCTGCGTTTGCGTACGAGCGTGGCCGTCGGTACCAAACTTTTGGAGATGGTCGCTATCCCATTCCCAACGATGATCTGGAGCAAAATAGGGAGGATATGAAGCACGCTatgctgatgatgcttaCTGAGGGGAAACCATTTTTCTCACCGATCGGAATGCATCCACAGAAGATATTGGATATAGGGACAGGGACTG GAATCTGGGCTATAGAAG TCGGCGACAAGTACCCTAGCGCCCATGTATGCGGCATCGATCTCACACCAATTCAACCAGAATGGGTTCCTGCAAACGTGTCATTTCTAGTCGACGACTGCACCTTGGACTGGATAGAAAGAGATGTCGACCTAGCTCATTTCCGGTTCATGGTAATGATCCTTAAGGACATACCTACGGTCCTAGGGCATGCCTACGA GAGCCTCCGTCCCGGTGGGTGGATTGAGCTACAGGAATTACAAGGTGTACCGCTTTGTGATGACGGAACAATGAAAGATGATGACCCCGTCAAGTCGCTATACGATACCGCCGGTGCCGCCTACAAGAAATTTGGTATGAGCACAACATTACCTGCCGAAATAGAACCGTATCTCCGCGAAGCCGGATTTGAAAACATCCACTGCAGAATAATGAAAGTGCCCATCGGGGTCTGGGCAAAGGAAAAGACCATGAGGGTGATAGGCCTATACCAAAAGATGGCTGTTGTCGATTTTATCCCGACGCTAGCAGGGAGACCTTTCCAGGCGCTACAAATATCAGAGACTGAGGCAGAAGTCAGAGTGGCGCTGGCGAGAAAAGGTTTGGAAGATCCGTCGGTTCATCGGTATTTCAACTATTATTTCTGGTATGCACAAAAGCCAGGGTTAAGGAGTGGTGCCGAGGATGATTTGTAG
- a CDS encoding OPT oligopeptide transporter family (similar to Aspergillus niger CBS 513.88 XP_001394363.1), with protein MEKSEPKEKPSQVLEKAEAFDAVHPTISEDEIGGLRTIEGHLNATEDDILEAKEVAASMSLESVRKLMKNVLAMHDGDPNFPHVTLQKIKEFMENEDVMVNPEKHESLVQEMKLEAALITNNSPYAEVRAVTDNHDDPTIPVSTIRAWTIGIVFSCFLAFVNQLFSIRQPPIRFDTNMAQLLAYPVGKAWEKWMPKKDIRIPFTSHVVNLNPGRFNRKEHMLIAIMANISRSLPYTQYIIWTQVLPQYFNQAYARNYAYIFLNGFATNFIGYGLAGLTRKFIVYPSYCVWPRSLVTIALNTALHNEENHAVLGPFGKMWSMSRYRFFMISFGAMFVYFWFPNYIFQVLSYFSWMTWIAPNNLHLNILTGMQNGLGLFNPLPTFDWNVINFRDVDPLMVPSFSTFNFAAGMFISGLFVLGLWYSNGWNTGYLPINSNRIFDHFGDLYNVSNALDSRGMFDLEKYSKYSAPYMSAANSLVYGFFFAVYASVVTHVVLYHRYELKMGFKNLVKGMRWKRKKTEDEGEGEQQQQQTEQTGEGEYMDVHNRLMAAYPEVSEWWYFGVLVISIVFGVLGIALWPTYTSPAVVLYGIWLCLMFVVPIGIVAAMTGIEVTLNVLAEFIGGMIVEGNALAMNFFKSYGYVTCAHAISFANDLKLAHYVKIPPRVTFAGQLVATLISTLICTGMIKFQMGIAGVCTTNAPMRFKCPSENTFFTAAVLWGTIGPIKVFGKDGQYKWLLLGFPLGIAAVLVFFGLKKMFPNSQGLRQVHVVAAIAGGLAWAPYSFSYAWPSVPIAWLSWIYIRGRYLDFWSKYNFVLSAAWAAGIAISAIIMLFSVQWAGIEIDWWGNTQPNVGCEGMPCKLYTLRKGERFYPWWDPSKVPAP; from the exons ATGGAAAAGTCAGAGCCAAAGGAGAAGCCGTCTCAGGTGCTGGAGAAGGCGGAGGCCTTTGACGCGGTGCACCCAACG ATATCGGAGGACGAAATTGGGGGCCTTCGCACAATTGAAGG ACATCTCAATGCCACCGAAGATGACATCCTCGAGGCGAAGGAGGTGGCCGCCTCCATGAGCTTGGAAAGTGTCCGGAAG CTGATGAAAAATGTGCTGGCTATGCATGATGGGGACCCAAACTTCCCTCACGTTACCTTGCAGAAGATTAAAGAGTTTATGG AGAACGAAGATGTCATGGTCAACCCCGAAAAGCACGAGAGCCTGGTCCAAGAGATGAAGCTTGAAGCCGCCCTCATCACTAACAACAGTCCCTATGCTGAAGTCCGCGCTGTCACAGACAATCACGACGACCCAACCATACCTGTCTCTACGATCCGCGCCTGGACAATTGGCATCGTCTTTTCATGCTTCCTAGCCTTTGTCAACCAGCTCTTCTCCATCCGTCAACCTCCAATCCGATTTGACACCAACATGGCCCAGTTGCTCGCCTATCCGGTGGGCAAAGCGTGGGAGAAGTGGATGCCCAAAAAGGATATCCGCATCCCGTTCACAAGCCATGTGGTCAATCTGAACCCAGGACGATTCAACAGGAAGGAGCACATGCTCATCGCCATTATGGCAAACATCTCCCGAAGTCTGCCGTACACGCAGTACATCATCTGGACGCAGGTTCTCCCTCAGTATTTCAACCAGGCGTACGCCCGCAATTATGCCTACATTTTCCTCAATGGTTTTGCGACCAACTTTATTGGTTACGGCTTAGCTGGTCTGACGAGAAAGTTCATCGTATATCCGTCGTACTGCGTCTGGCCTAGGTCTCTCGTCACCATTGCCCTCAACACTGCGCTGCACAACGAGGAAAACCACGCAGTTTTGGGACCTTTCGGCAAGATGTGGAGCATGTCCAGATATAGATTCTTCATGATTTCTTTCGGCGCCATGTTTGTCTACTTTTGGTTCCCCAACTACATCTTCCAGGTCCTCTCGTACTTTTCGTGGATGACATGGATTGCGCCTAATAATCTCCACTTGAACATCTTAACGGGCATGCAAAACGGCCTTGGT CTTTTCAACCCTCTCCCGACTTTTGATTGGAATGTTATCAACTTCAGAGATGTTGACCCTCTC ATGGTCCCGTCCTTCTCAACATTCAACTTTGCGGCTGGCATGTTCATCTCAGGcctcttcgtccttggcctctGGTACAGCAACGGCTGGAACACAGGCTACCTCcccatcaacagcaaccgtATCTTTGACCACTTTGGAGATCTGTACAATGTCTCGAACGCCCTCGACAGCCGTGGCATGTTTGACCTTGAGAAGTACAGCAAATACTCTGCTCCATACATGAGCGCCGCCAACAGTTTGGTGTACGggttcttctttgccgtctACGCCTCGGTGGTAACGCACGTCGTTCTTTACCATAGATATGAGCTCAAGATGGGCTTCAAGAATCTCGTGAAGGGCATGCGCTGGAAGCGTAAGAAGACCGAGGAcgagggcgagggcgagcagcagcagcagcagactGAGCAAACGGGTGAGGGTGAATACATGGATGTTCATAACCGTCTCATGGCGGCTTATCCTGAAG TCTCTGAATGGTGGTACTTTGGCGTCCTCGTCATTTCCATCGTCTTTGGTGTCCTGGGTATCGCCCTCTGGCCGACATACACCTCACCGGCCGTCGTCTTGTATGGTATTTGGCTGTGCCTCATGTTTGTCGTCCCCATTGGCATCGTTGCTGCCATGACAGGTATCGAAGTCACGCTGAACGTGCTCGCCGAGTTTATCGGTGGCATGATTGTCGAGGGAAacgccttggccatgaattTCTTCAAGTCATACGG ATACGTTACTTGTGCCCACGCTATTTCATTCGCGAATGACTTGAAACTCGCCCACTACGTCAAG ATTCCACCACGCGTCACTTTTGCCGGACAGCTGGTTGCCACGCTCATCTCAACGCTTATTTGCACCGGCATGATCAAATTCCAG ATGGGAATAGCGGGTGTCTGTACCACGAACGCCCCCATGCGCTTCAAGTGTCCCAGCGAAaacaccttcttcaccgCCGCCGTTCTCTGGGGTACCATCGGCCCAATCAAGGTGTTTGGCAAAGACGGCCAATACAAGTGGCTGCTCCTCGGATTCCCCCTGGGCATCGCTGCGGTTCTCGTCTTCTTTGGGCTCAAGAAAATGTTCCCGAACAGCCAGGGACTGAGACAGGTTCACGTTGTTGCCGCTAttgctggtggtttggcATGGGCTCCTTACA GCTTCTCATACGCCTGGCCTTCCGTGCCGATTGCCTGGCTCTCGTGGATCTATATCCGCGGTCGATATCTCGACTTCTGGTCCAAG TACAACTTTGTCCTGTCGGCCGCATGGGCCGCTGGTATCGCCATatcagccatcatcatgctCTTCTCCGTGCAATGGGCCGGCATCGAGATTGATTGGTGGGGGAACACGCAGCCCAATGTCGGATGCGAGGGCATGCCATGTAAGCTCTACACGCTGCGTAAAGGAGAAAGGTTCTACCCCTGGTGGGATCCTAGCAAGGTTCCTGCTCCGTAG